In the Engraulis encrasicolus isolate BLACKSEA-1 chromosome 9, IST_EnEncr_1.0, whole genome shotgun sequence genome, one interval contains:
- the chodl gene encoding chondrolectin translates to MRVEMSAIRVLCGLSILAAHAYSARVVSGQTVCQGGPEQPCYKIAYFRDMTSRVAFWEARQACEMDGGTLLSIEGASEQRHIERLLQELSSSSSGSSGIADGDFWIGLTRADGDGTQEHASFTSCPDLYRWTDGSVSEFRNWYFDEPSCGGEACVVMYHQPTAQHGLGGPYLYQWNDDRCNMKHNFICKYEPVYMKHNLTYEPESHLVKEHGDRPAVRETDVQKPDDSKDSKSAGTSDSGDTPVIVADPSGMFLVYVIIPTIPLLLLILVASGTCCFQMLSKSKPRTKTSVNQSTLWISKTPKSDSAMEV, encoded by the exons GCCAGACGGTGTGCCAAGGCGGTCCGGAGCAGCCGTGCTACAAGATTGCTTACTTTCGCGATATGACGAGTCGCGTAGCCTTCTGGGAGGCGCGGCAGGCCTGCGAGATGGACGGCGGCACCCTGCTGAGCATAGAGGGCGCCAGCGAGCAAAGACACATCGAGAGACTGCTGCAGGAGCTGTCCAG CTCCAGTTCGGGATCGTCTGGCATTGCTGATGGAGACTTCTGGATCGGCTTGACGCGGGCGGATGGGGACGGAACACAAGAGCATGCATCCTTTACTTCCTGTCCGGACCTGTACCGCTGGACTGATGGGAGCGTGTCAGAGTTCAG gaACTGGTATTTTGATGAGCCGTCGTGTGGCGGGGAGGCGTGTGTGGTGATGTACCACCAGCCCACGGCTCAGCATGGCCTGGGTGGGCCCTACCTCTACCAGTGGAACGACGACCGCTGCAACATGAAGCACAACTTCATCTGCAAATATGAGCCAG TGTACATGAAGCACAACCTCACATACGAGCCAG AGAGTCACCTGGTGAAAGAGCATGGAGACAGACCAGCAGTTCGTGAAACAG ATGTGCAGAAGCCAGATGATTCCAAGGACTCCAAATCAGCAGGGACATCAGATAGCGGAGACACCCCTGTCATCGTGGCAGACCCCTCAG GAATGTTCCTGGTGTATGTGATCATTCCGACCATTCCGCTGCTCCTTCTCATCCTGGTGGCCTCGGGGACCTGCTGCTTCCAGATGCTCAGCAAGAG CAAGCCGAGGACAAAGACAAGCGTTAATCAGTCGACTCTATGGATCTCCAAGACCCCAAAGTCAGACAGCGCCATGGAGGTGTGA
- the lyz gene encoding lysozyme C gives MKLCVLLLVVVVCAPLCVARRLRRCEVARIFQSKGLDGYGGNSIGNYMCMAFWETKWKSHKVRSADVGKDYGIFQINSYKWCEDGTAGGENLCKVNCVELLKDDLKASIACLKVIVDKEGLKAWDTWSNYCKGRKVTRWVRGCGLTRKRRG, from the exons ATGAAGTTGTGTGTCCtattactggtggtggtggtgtgtgcaccCCTGTGTGTGGCTCGCAGGCTCAGACGCTGTGAGGTGGCCAGGATCTTCCAATCCAAGGGCCTCGATGGCTATGGCGGCAACTCCATTGGGAACT ACATGTGCATGGCCTTCTGGGAGACCAAGTGGAAGAGCCACAAGGTGAGGTCAGCTGACGTGGGGAAGGACTACGGAATATTCCAGATCAACAGCTACAAGTGGTGTGAGGACGGCACTGCAGGAGGAGAGAACCTCTGCAAAGTCAACTGTGTTG AGTTGCTGAAGGATGACCTGAAGGCCTCCATTGCTTGCCTCAAGGTCATAGTGGACAAAGAGGGTCTGAAGGCTTG GGATACCTGGTCCAATTACTGCAAAGGTCGTAAGGTCACCCGCTGGGTGAGGGGGTGTGGCCTgacaaggaagaggaggggcTAA